In the Triticum aestivum cultivar Chinese Spring chromosome 2B, IWGSC CS RefSeq v2.1, whole genome shotgun sequence genome, GCAGAAGATGAAAGTCCAATCTGAAGTTCAAACTCATGCATTTCAGAGGTAGGAAATTAGTTTTGCACAGATAATTAGCCGCTTGTCACTACACCTTACAGCGTGTTTGGTTCGGAGGAATTAGATATGGAGAATGGGAGTTGAGGGTAAGGAGATTAAATGTCCACTGTTTGATTAGAGGGAATGGGAGTTTAAGTGGGAAGGGGACTGGGAGTTGAGGAAGCCAATTCCCACCGATTTCTTCCCAGGGGGTACCCTGTTAATTCATGAGCAGAGTTCTATCCCACGTCAATTCCCATCATATGCCAAACAAGGGAATGGATGTAAACCTCTACTTCCCATGCCTAATCCCTTCATAAACACCCTTGTGCAAACTCCCATTCCCCTGCCCGAGGAGTGTTTACCAAACAGGTTGTTAAGGGATATATGCAAACAATATGTTCCCAAAAGTTATTATGCCACTTTCAAGTAGTCCTTCCCTCACACAGATATGCATAATATATAGCATAATATATAAGTGGGTGGACAAGAGCATGTCGAACTAGACCACTATCTGATAACTGATGCAGAACATGAAGCATCCACCACCGATGGATGCTCGTCAGATGAACTTTAACGTACGAAAACCATCACACTGCAGCATCAACAAGGCGCTTCCACAATCAGGTTAACAGGAAACTAACAACATACAATAACCAACACATTGCAACACAAACAAGCAGCTGTAGATCATAGTGTCAATAAGCATAAGTTCGAATTTCATGCAGGATATCGAATACATAGTACTTAGATAGCAGCGGTGTCCACACAGAACATAAAATTCATGCAACTTCTGAGCAAAACTCGGCCGGTAAAACATGTGCTCCTAACCTAGGCCTTGATAGCATACTTCCTCATGGGGAAGTACTTCTCGCGCTTCTTCTCCCTCTCCGTCTTCAAAGAGAGCTGCACAATATTTATATAAAATGGGTCAGTAAACCAAAATGATCAAAAGCACTTGTACTAACCTGATAGAATACAGCAGAGCACAGTCAGTAACACAGTAACACATGCCCTCAGATGGAAAATTAAACTATGGCAAAAAACTGAATCGGACAAAAAAATAATTGTTATTACTGAGAGCATAGATTGCTATTCAGCAGTTAAACACAAGATGATAAGAAACTACTTAGGCAGTTAAACACAAGATGATACGAAACTACTTAGGCAGTTAAACATAACATGACATTAACCAGACACAAGCAGAAAAGAATACTACAACTCATGATTAAGTTGGTTCAAAAAGACAAGTGCGATACATAATACAGAGTAAATCAGTATCCCAGCTCCCACAAGCAATCAGACTCACAAATACGAACTGTCTTTCATCAAGCCAACACAATAACGTTCTCCAACCTAGAGATTCGCAGCAATCCTTACAATGCTAATTCAACCAGCCAGGTTAGAAGGATTTCATAAACCTAACCACCAGCGAACAACTAGGCAAGCAGTACGAAATACAGTGCCATGTCACTAATCTGTTGCACAGTTGATCTATGAATACATTCAATACACATAAAAGCGGCGTCTTACACAAGAAAATACAACATTTAGCAAAATATAGAGATAAATGGCATCAATTTTAGTAATCTCAGCATCTAACGAAAAGAATTTGACAACTAGTATACCATAACAAACTAGAGCGCTTCCAAGTAAAGAATCGCAGCACAAGTAGAAGGACAGGGAGGAATGAAGTATCACCTGGTGCTTGGTGAGACGCCTGCGGATGGCGCGGGTCTTCTTGGGGCGGAGGTCGAGCGGGAGACGCTTGTTCTTGTACGCCTCCCTCAGCGCCGACTTCTGCTTCTGCGAGATCACCGTGAGCACCCTCGCAATCGAGGTGCGCACCACCTTGCTGCGGCGCAACACAAGAACCACCCGTGAGCACGACGGAAACCTAGGCGCGGATTACTCTAtgagggggaggggaggaggccagggaggcacgTACATCTTGGAGAGCTTGTTGGGGGCGCCGCCGGTGACCTTGGCGACGCGGAGGAGGGAGAGCTCCGCCTTGAGGTCCTTGAGCTGGCCCTGCAGCTCCGCCTTGTTCTTCCCCCTCAGCTCGTGCACCTTGATCCGGGCTGCCGCCGTTGGTCACGATAATGTCAGATCCGGAGGGTACAACAGAACCAAATCAATCAGAGACGACCGAGAGTTAGCGTCTTACCCATTGCT is a window encoding:
- the LOC123045266 gene encoding 60S ribosomal protein L35-2 — encoded protein: MARIKVHELRGKNKAELQGQLKDLKAELSLLRVAKVTGGAPNKLSKIKVVRTSIARVLTVISQKQKSALREAYKNKRLPLDLRPKKTRAIRRRLTKHQLSLKTEREKKREKYFPMRKYAIKA